The following are encoded in a window of Chthoniobacterales bacterium genomic DNA:
- a CDS encoding NapC/NirT family cytochrome c, whose product MADAEEPRRSFTRHFHNWTSYCGLLLAASATFAFLFLFAVDLFAVRSSPYVGILAYVVAPFFFILGSIVALFGALLARRQERLARQGPLKIHIDFARPRDRRMLLLFSGGAVVFLFLTALGSYETYHYTESVEFCGKACHVPMQPEWVASQHGIHANVECVDCHVGPGAAAFFKTKLNGVKQLYHWTLGDFPRPIFVSEANPRPPQMICEQCHWPQRYVGNIVRSYPHYLSDEQNTPFTVRMLLNVGGNDPASGPAEGIHWHMNIANKIEYIATDKTLETIPWVRLTNKQGVVTEYRTAEFTDDPAKHKVQRMDCLDCHTRPAHQFQAPNDAVDLALSTGNLNSKTPWVKSKVVAALVKPYNTSREADDGITASLREAYPDAAVSEPIIRTAKAIYHQNFFPEMKTDWRTHPDNIGHKNWNGCFRCHDGKHMAGDGKTSISANDCRSCHLILAQGAGEQLDQINFKGHNFFHIDSDYSDFSCAECHTGGIQK is encoded by the coding sequence ATGGCGGACGCTGAAGAACCTCGTCGTTCTTTTACCCGGCATTTTCACAACTGGACCAGCTATTGCGGGCTGTTGCTCGCGGCGAGCGCGACGTTCGCGTTCCTGTTTCTCTTCGCCGTCGATCTGTTCGCGGTGCGCTCGAGCCCCTACGTCGGCATTCTCGCTTACGTCGTCGCACCGTTCTTTTTCATTCTCGGATCGATTGTCGCCTTGTTCGGTGCGCTCCTGGCCAGACGGCAAGAACGGCTGGCTCGACAAGGCCCGCTCAAGATTCATATCGACTTCGCCCGGCCACGGGATCGCCGGATGCTGTTGCTCTTCTCCGGCGGCGCGGTGGTGTTTCTCTTCCTCACTGCGCTTGGCAGTTACGAGACCTACCATTACACGGAGTCGGTCGAGTTTTGCGGCAAGGCCTGCCACGTTCCGATGCAGCCGGAATGGGTCGCCTCGCAGCATGGTATCCACGCCAATGTCGAGTGCGTCGATTGCCACGTCGGACCGGGCGCGGCGGCCTTTTTCAAGACAAAGCTGAACGGGGTGAAGCAGCTTTATCACTGGACCCTGGGCGATTTCCCCCGGCCGATCTTCGTGAGCGAAGCCAACCCGCGACCCCCCCAGATGATCTGCGAACAGTGCCACTGGCCGCAACGTTACGTCGGCAACATCGTTCGGAGTTATCCTCATTACCTCTCGGATGAGCAGAACACTCCGTTCACCGTCCGTATGCTCCTGAACGTCGGCGGCAACGATCCGGCCAGCGGCCCCGCGGAAGGAATCCATTGGCACATGAACATCGCCAACAAGATCGAGTACATCGCCACGGATAAGACGCTCGAAACAATTCCCTGGGTCCGCCTGACGAACAAGCAGGGCGTGGTGACCGAATATCGGACGGCAGAGTTCACCGATGATCCCGCCAAACATAAAGTCCAGCGCATGGATTGCCTGGACTGCCATACTCGCCCGGCACACCAATTCCAGGCGCCAAACGACGCCGTGGATCTCGCGCTGAGCACCGGCAACCTCAATTCAAAAACGCCGTGGGTGAAATCCAAGGTCGTTGCCGCCCTGGTGAAACCCTACAACACCTCCAGGGAGGCCGACGACGGCATTACCGCATCCCTCCGCGAAGCCTATCCGGACGCGGCTGTCTCCGAGCCCATCATCCGCACGGCGAAAGCGATCTATCACCAGAATTTCTTTCCCGAGATGAAGACGGATTGGCGAACCCATCCCGACAATATTGGCCACAAGAACTGGAACGGCTGTTTCCGCTGTCACGACGGCAAACACATGGCGGGGGACGGGAAGACTTCGATCAGCGCCAACGACTGCCGCTCGTGTCACCTGATCCTGGCCCAAGGCGCGGGCGAGCAGCTCGATCAAATCAACTTTAAAGGACACAACTTCTTTCACATCGATTCCGATTACTCCGATTTCTCCTGCGCCGAGTGTCACACCGGCGGCATCCAGAAATAA
- a CDS encoding helix-turn-helix domain-containing protein: protein MTLYPDSENIGGMPETKAADGTMASKQLVETLLRSRLFRDYENVFTKATGLPLALRPLEYWQLEHHQKTNENRFCALLAEKPATLAVCLQSHAEIVQHAGARPCTETCPFGLTETAVPVRLGEKTIGFLRIGQVLRRSAIKSDKERAASRLKECGVPFAGTIRKAWKMTPIIPKDKYSAIVRLLTFFAEQLSALINQIVLEQQNAEPPLVQKAREYIERHKMEPLSLAAVAQASGASVFHFCKVFKKTTGLKFTDYVARVRLEDAKNQLANPSRRISEVAYDVGFQSLTQFNRMFKRVFGQSPTEFRARLHSGQRKPRAA from the coding sequence TTGACACTTTATCCCGACAGCGAGAACATCGGCGGCATGCCGGAAACGAAGGCCGCGGACGGCACGATGGCGAGCAAGCAACTGGTCGAGACATTGCTGAGGTCTCGTTTGTTTCGGGATTACGAAAACGTTTTTACCAAGGCGACCGGGCTGCCCCTCGCGTTGCGGCCCCTCGAATACTGGCAGCTCGAACATCATCAAAAAACGAACGAGAACCGCTTCTGCGCGTTGCTCGCGGAAAAGCCGGCCACACTCGCCGTGTGTCTGCAATCGCACGCCGAGATCGTCCAGCACGCCGGGGCCAGGCCCTGCACCGAAACCTGCCCGTTCGGCCTCACTGAGACAGCGGTGCCGGTCCGGTTGGGCGAAAAGACAATCGGCTTTCTCCGGATCGGCCAGGTTCTCCGACGTTCGGCGATCAAAAGCGACAAGGAGCGCGCCGCCTCCAGGCTCAAGGAGTGTGGAGTTCCCTTTGCCGGCACCATTCGCAAAGCCTGGAAAATGACGCCGATCATCCCGAAGGACAAATACAGCGCGATCGTGCGGTTGCTGACCTTCTTCGCCGAACAACTCTCAGCCTTGATCAATCAGATCGTCCTGGAGCAGCAGAACGCCGAGCCGCCGCTCGTGCAAAAAGCGCGCGAATACATCGAGCGCCACAAAATGGAACCGCTCTCCCTTGCCGCGGTCGCCCAGGCCTCCGGCGCGAGCGTCTTTCACTTCTGCAAAGTCTTCAAGAAAACGACCGGACTAAAGTTCACGGATTACGTTGCCCGGGTCCGCCTGGAGGACGCGAAGAATCAACTGGCCAACCCAAGCCGCCGGATCAGCGAAGTCGCCTACGACGTCGGGTTCCAGTCGCTGACCCAGTTCAACCGGATGTTCAAACGCGTCTTCGGTCAATCCCCCACGGAATTCCGCGCCCGACTGCACAGCGGCCAGCGAAAACCCCGGGCAGCCTGA
- a CDS encoding cyclic nucleotide-binding domain-containing protein: MKRHTDTEPIAPRVALHPFLAGMNRKDLALLADCAMVVRFEPGQIIFQEGENANRFYLIESGRVALESTGAPAGTVEIETVHAGELLGWSWMFPPYAWHFTARAIEPTVAIFFYGTILRDYCERNHSLGYELFKRMTAMMVKRLEMARTRMLSPERPLVEAR, from the coding sequence ATGAAAAGACACACTGACACCGAACCAATCGCTCCCCGGGTGGCGTTGCACCCTTTTCTCGCCGGCATGAATCGGAAGGACCTGGCGCTCCTGGCCGACTGCGCCATGGTGGTCCGGTTCGAGCCGGGGCAAATCATTTTCCAGGAAGGCGAAAATGCCAATCGGTTTTACCTTATCGAAAGCGGCCGGGTTGCCCTGGAATCGACGGGTGCGCCGGCTGGAACGGTCGAGATCGAGACCGTCCATGCGGGCGAGTTGCTCGGCTGGTCGTGGATGTTTCCGCCCTACGCGTGGCATTTCACAGCGCGTGCGATCGAGCCGACGGTCGCGATTTTCTTTTACGGCACCATCCTTCGTGATTACTGCGAACGGAATCATTCTCTCGGCTATGAGCTCTTCAAGCGGATGACCGCGATGATGGTGAAACGATTGGAGATGGCCCGAACGAGAATGCTGTCTCCGGAGCGGCCGTTGGTCGAAGCACGTTGA
- a CDS encoding universal stress protein, whose amino-acid sequence MTTTTLSGHEVRKEITTPTLRFKKILAPLDFSPASENGFRYAMRCAEEFGAKLTLLHVVEPLPSVRFAAMPGVIPFPEINFTQAEKNLRALTAAERTKNSGRPDWTIRTGVPAHEIVEAAKEADVDLIVIATHGYTGWKHFCIGSTAERVVRAAPCPVLVVREKEHELS is encoded by the coding sequence ATGACAACGACGACTTTATCGGGACACGAAGTTCGAAAAGAAATCACGACCCCGACTCTGCGATTCAAGAAAATCCTGGCGCCGCTCGATTTTTCCCCCGCCTCCGAAAACGGTTTCAGATATGCGATGCGCTGCGCGGAAGAGTTCGGGGCCAAGCTCACCCTGCTTCACGTCGTCGAGCCCCTGCCGTCTGTCCGTTTCGCCGCCATGCCTGGCGTGATCCCCTTTCCAGAAATCAATTTTACCCAGGCCGAAAAGAACCTGCGCGCGCTGACTGCTGCTGAACGCACAAAAAATTCCGGGCGACCAGACTGGACAATCCGGACCGGCGTTCCGGCCCACGAAATCGTGGAAGCAGCCAAGGAAGCGGACGTCGACCTCATCGTGATCGCGACCCACGGTTACACCGGCTGGAAGCATTTTTGCATCGGCAGCACCGCCGAACGCGTCGTTCGCGCCGCGCCCTGCCCGGTGCTGGTGGTGCGCGAAAAAGAACACGAGCTCTCCTGA
- a CDS encoding response regulator has product MEPELKRVVRRYAIFLVLFSIAVYFFTVYGAEIFAVLLHKSRAYTPPQFLTWLSLASSLSVAAAFCAMPFLLFRIVRERSDVPFGWVVLCLAGFLFLSGASAFLGLLNIWFHGPIAIWTLVLTHLGSALLAVATLLILQALVPRILTIPTKAEWLHLQKDVIRAEARAEEKDKLLAAVSHELRTPLAPLLASLTELEHRLASSADTEIKDCLQVLRTNVQKEARLVSALIERLEIPGTPPPSADLELPAADLARPRLLLVEDHLDTLRIFARSLRRQGFEVQEASSVSEAAAAARRGDFLISDIALPDGDGCELMQRLAPLGVVGIAVSGFGTSRDQERYRNAGFAESFVKPVEIPQVVSAITRVLSLAKP; this is encoded by the coding sequence ATGGAACCCGAACTGAAAAGAGTCGTCCGGCGCTACGCGATCTTTCTCGTCCTCTTTTCCATCGCCGTCTATTTCTTCACCGTTTACGGCGCCGAGATCTTCGCGGTGCTCCTCCACAAATCGCGCGCCTACACCCCGCCGCAGTTCCTCACCTGGCTCAGCCTCGCCTCCAGCCTTTCCGTGGCCGCCGCTTTCTGTGCCATGCCATTTCTTCTTTTCCGCATCGTCCGGGAACGCTCCGACGTTCCCTTTGGCTGGGTTGTTCTTTGCCTCGCGGGGTTTCTCTTTCTTTCCGGCGCGTCCGCGTTCCTCGGACTGCTCAACATCTGGTTCCACGGGCCCATCGCCATCTGGACACTCGTGCTCACTCATCTCGGGAGCGCGTTGCTCGCCGTCGCCACCCTGCTCATCCTCCAGGCGCTCGTCCCGCGCATCCTCACCATTCCCACTAAAGCCGAGTGGCTCCACCTCCAGAAGGACGTCATCCGGGCCGAAGCGCGCGCTGAAGAGAAGGATAAACTCCTGGCCGCTGTGAGCCACGAGTTGCGCACGCCGCTGGCGCCGCTTCTCGCTTCGTTGACCGAGCTCGAACACCGGCTCGCCTCCTCGGCCGATACTGAGATCAAGGACTGTCTCCAGGTGCTTCGGACCAATGTCCAAAAGGAAGCCCGGCTCGTGAGCGCCCTCATCGAGCGTCTGGAGATTCCAGGCACCCCGCCACCATCCGCCGATCTCGAGCTGCCGGCGGCGGACCTCGCTCGTCCGCGGCTCCTGTTAGTGGAAGATCATCTCGACACCCTGCGAATTTTTGCCCGGTCCTTGCGCCGGCAAGGATTCGAGGTCCAGGAAGCCAGCTCCGTCTCCGAAGCCGCGGCGGCGGCGCGGCGCGGTGATTTCCTCATCTCCGACATCGCGTTGCCCGACGGGGATGGCTGCGAACTGATGCAACGCCTGGCGCCGCTCGGCGTGGTAGGCATCGCTGTTTCCGGGTTCGGAACCAGCCGCGACCAGGAACGCTATCGCAACGCCGGGTTCGCCGAATCGTTCGTCAAACCCGTCGAGATCCCACAGGTAGTGAGCGCCATCACCCGCGTCCTGTCGCTCGCCAAGCCCTGA
- a CDS encoding cupin domain-containing protein, translated as MEIKRVGSQSSRQGPDDWFTGKVRIDPLFSAPAPARVAGARVTFEPGARTAWHTHPLGQTLIVTSGFGRAQCEGGPIEEIRPGDVVWFAPNEKHWHGASPDTAMTHIAIQESLDEKLVEWMEQVTDEQYSAA; from the coding sequence ATGGAGATCAAAAGAGTTGGTTCGCAATCCTCCCGACAGGGACCGGACGACTGGTTTACCGGGAAAGTTCGAATTGATCCGTTGTTTTCGGCGCCGGCACCGGCTCGCGTCGCCGGCGCGAGGGTGACGTTCGAGCCGGGGGCCCGAACGGCGTGGCATACCCACCCCCTGGGCCAAACGTTGATCGTGACCAGCGGCTTCGGCCGAGCCCAGTGCGAAGGCGGACCGATTGAGGAAATCCGGCCCGGCGACGTGGTTTGGTTTGCGCCCAATGAAAAACACTGGCACGGCGCATCCCCCGACACCGCGATGACGCATATCGCGATTCAGGAGTCGCTCGACGAGAAACTTGTCGAGTGGATGGAGCAGGTTACCGACGAGCAATACTCCGCCGCCTGA
- a CDS encoding DUF2971 domain-containing protein: protein MSKFVLERVCFGPDFYREERSRAIGELLRLSEPIAHQLKKFARNRDLSIDVFRKAFLAALAEVSRDTALEINWTLFTELAADVITKQLPRSLEEQQYVASFSTDATNPTMWGHYASAESGFVVVYESTDCTIHVNSPITVLSGSRPSANVIGATELGFYRDEHLKLHRVVYRHMPPKVNAFHRLIHQFSYSEEESHYDVPEQLYGDAPKKKDSIIGLVKFTDWSYEDEVRAFFPNWGVVPPDIRVLRVSPRQIRGLIFGPRMSQSDKARAVICCHLMVASAPREAGEVEEQGELSFFQARQLTDRFAYKILPVGVLEGSFFHDILPIKEINELDEPRAAKLREMASVLETSRLSRRRRKALEAS from the coding sequence TTGTCGAAGTTTGTGTTGGAGCGAGTTTGCTTTGGTCCAGACTTTTATCGTGAAGAACGCTCGCGAGCTATCGGCGAACTGCTGCGCTTGAGTGAACCGATCGCGCACCAGCTAAAGAAGTTCGCCCGTAACCGAGATCTAAGCATCGACGTATTCAGGAAAGCGTTTCTCGCCGCACTAGCTGAGGTTTCGCGCGATACGGCTCTGGAAATTAACTGGACATTGTTCACAGAGCTGGCTGCGGATGTGATCACCAAGCAGCTACCTCGATCACTGGAAGAACAGCAGTACGTCGCGTCATTCTCTACGGACGCGACTAACCCCACGATGTGGGGCCACTATGCATCGGCCGAATCTGGCTTCGTCGTTGTCTATGAGAGTACGGACTGCACTATTCACGTGAACTCTCCGATTACGGTCCTGTCGGGCAGTCGGCCGTCGGCGAACGTGATCGGGGCAACGGAACTCGGGTTCTATCGAGACGAACACCTCAAACTCCATCGGGTCGTCTATCGGCACATGCCGCCGAAGGTGAACGCCTTTCACCGACTGATACATCAGTTCTCATACTCTGAAGAGGAAAGTCATTACGACGTCCCGGAGCAGCTGTACGGCGATGCTCCGAAAAAAAAGGATAGCATCATCGGTCTAGTGAAGTTCACGGATTGGTCGTACGAGGACGAGGTTCGAGCTTTTTTCCCGAATTGGGGCGTCGTTCCCCCGGACATCCGAGTGCTTCGAGTTTCGCCACGGCAAATCCGCGGACTGATCTTTGGACCCAGAATGTCGCAGTCCGATAAAGCGAGAGCCGTCATTTGCTGTCACCTGATGGTTGCATCAGCTCCGCGAGAAGCGGGCGAAGTGGAAGAACAGGGGGAGCTTAGCTTTTTCCAAGCACGTCAGCTAACCGACCGCTTCGCGTACAAAATTTTACCTGTCGGTGTCCTTGAAGGGTCGTTTTTTCACGACATTCTGCCGATCAAGGAGATCAACGAATTGGACGAACCGCGCGCGGCGAAGCTACGCGAAATGGCAAGCGTTCTCGAGACGTCGCGATTGTCGCGTCGCCGGCGGAAGGCGCTCGAAGCGTCGTAA
- a CDS encoding helix-turn-helix domain-containing protein has translation MRQVVNPHVNSRSGRNRGQSFLATSAASRLAMMRITRAQQLIRAVTAAKQRPGFPTRRSLIEIGLDVGYKNPSHFAQVFRRMVGVRPTDFRSAL, from the coding sequence GTGCGCCAAGTCGTTAATCCGCACGTGAATAGTCGAAGCGGGCGTAACCGAGGGCAATCGTTCCTTGCAACGTCTGCTGCGTCGCGCCTTGCCATGATGCGGATCACCCGCGCCCAGCAACTCATCCGCGCCGTAACGGCTGCGAAGCAACGGCCGGGCTTTCCAACCAGGCGCAGCCTGATCGAGATTGGCCTCGACGTCGGCTACAAGAACCCAAGCCATTTCGCGCAGGTTTTTCGACGGATGGTCGGTGTTAGGCCAACGGACTTTCGGAGCGCATTATAG
- a CDS encoding helix-turn-helix domain-containing protein, with protein sequence MRPLFHPSIEDVTVEAILHALSDPVRVAIFSQIANSQCSQRCSDFLTVVDRDIPKSTLSQHFTALRHAGLIRGERRGVEMQNTSRCAEIEHRFPGLIKAIIHAHKIQSRAQRPSKKPRSSAPSR encoded by the coding sequence ATGAGGCCTCTTTTTCATCCTTCGATCGAGGACGTGACCGTGGAAGCAATCCTCCACGCCCTCTCCGATCCGGTGCGCGTCGCGATCTTTTCGCAGATCGCGAACTCGCAATGCTCGCAGCGTTGCTCCGACTTCCTGACTGTAGTCGACCGGGACATTCCGAAGTCGACCCTCTCGCAGCATTTCACGGCCTTGCGCCACGCCGGCCTGATCCGCGGTGAGCGCCGCGGCGTCGAGATGCAGAACACCTCACGCTGCGCCGAGATCGAGCACCGTTTTCCGGGGTTGATCAAAGCGATCATCCACGCGCATAAGATCCAGTCCCGCGCCCAACGACCAAGCAAAAAGCCGCGGAGCAGTGCGCCAAGTCGTTAA
- a CDS encoding glucose 1-dehydrogenase → MSKLTGKVAIVTGASKGIGAAIATHLAAAGASVVVNYSSSKEGAGRVVDTIIKRGGKATAVQANVAKKPDIDRLFAETKSAFGRVDILVNNAGIFDFKPLTEVTEEHFHKQFDVNVLGLLLASQKAAEAFGDEGGSIINISSVVSVSPQPGGAVYSATKAAVDAITNSLAKELGARKIRVNSLNPGMVETEGFHSAGIAGSDFQKIVEGQTPLGRIGQPDDIGPVAVFLASEDSRWITGQAVLVSGGQK, encoded by the coding sequence ATGAGCAAACTCACCGGCAAGGTCGCCATCGTCACTGGAGCTTCCAAAGGTATCGGCGCAGCCATCGCCACCCATCTCGCCGCGGCCGGCGCGTCCGTCGTGGTCAATTATTCATCGAGCAAAGAAGGCGCGGGCCGCGTCGTGGATACCATCATCAAGCGCGGCGGCAAAGCCACCGCGGTGCAGGCGAACGTGGCGAAGAAACCCGACATCGACCGCCTCTTTGCCGAAACCAAGAGTGCCTTCGGCCGCGTCGATATTCTCGTCAACAACGCCGGCATCTTCGACTTCAAGCCCCTGACGGAAGTCACGGAGGAGCACTTCCATAAGCAGTTCGACGTAAACGTCCTCGGTCTTCTCCTGGCCTCGCAAAAGGCCGCCGAAGCTTTCGGCGATGAAGGCGGCAGCATCATTAATATCAGCTCCGTTGTCTCTGTGAGTCCGCAGCCCGGCGGTGCGGTTTACTCCGCGACCAAAGCCGCCGTCGATGCGATCACGAACTCGCTCGCGAAAGAACTCGGCGCCCGCAAGATCCGCGTGAACTCGCTCAATCCCGGAATGGTCGAAACCGAAGGTTTCCACTCCGCCGGCATCGCCGGCAGCGACTTCCAAAAAATCGTCGAAGGGCAGACGCCACTCGGCCGCATCGGGCAGCCCGACGACATCGGCCCCGTCGCTGTCTTCCTCGCCTCCGAAGACTCCCGTTGGATCACCGGCCAGGCCGTGCTCGTTTCCGGCGGACAGAAGTAA
- a CDS encoding DUF5069 domain-containing protein, whose product MSNLTSLDLTQRPPRSPRVTLGGYVLLPRILDKCRATIAGKSGEFRFGAQSMDRHFLNFTGIEEAALKAEVATGKSDSEMLAWVQANAKTPREPWEVAQWSNYQIQRSSDSDAETLQFFAEAVAKFSTTREDIKTWFDLLDLDDYVTFGGQP is encoded by the coding sequence ATGAGCAACCTTACCTCTCTCGATCTCACTCAACGCCCACCCCGCAGCCCGCGCGTCACGCTCGGCGGCTACGTTCTGCTGCCCCGCATCCTCGATAAATGTCGCGCGACTATTGCAGGTAAGTCAGGCGAATTCCGTTTCGGCGCCCAAAGCATGGACCGGCACTTCCTGAACTTCACCGGCATCGAGGAAGCTGCCCTGAAGGCCGAAGTCGCCACCGGCAAGAGCGACAGCGAAATGCTCGCGTGGGTGCAAGCCAACGCGAAGACGCCACGCGAGCCGTGGGAAGTTGCGCAATGGAGCAACTACCAGATCCAGCGCAGCTCCGACAGCGACGCCGAAACGCTGCAGTTCTTCGCCGAAGCCGTCGCCAAATTCTCGACCACCCGCGAAGACATCAAGACGTGGTTCGACCTGCTCGATCTCGACGATTACGTCACCTTCGGCGGCCAACCCTGA
- a CDS encoding MFS transporter, with product MRPTTEAPANSPPACVDDDVEPAAVPAAPVFGVLFALSFAHLVNDTLQSLIPAIYPILKMELRLDYSHIGLITLTNQLTASLLQPFVGAFTDKHPQPFSLALGMASTLTGLVLLSIAPNLGLLLIAVAFVGIGSSVFHPEASRVAHLSSGGRFGFAQSVFQVGGNAGSSLGPLLAAAIVVYRSQIAWFSPLALAGIIVLSRIGVWYRDYLGRHHAARRPASLHRETGLTRKRVALSLGILIVLIFSKYFYLASMSSYYTFFLIEKFNLSVRDSQLHLFIFLAAIAAGTFLGGPVGDRIGRKAVIWVSILGVAPFALALPYANLFWCAVLSAVIGVILASAFSAILVYAQELVPGKVGTMSGLFFGLAFGLGGIGSAVLGALADHHGVSFVFQVCSYLPLIGLLTAFLPDLGRRFRA from the coding sequence ATGCGTCCCACGACTGAAGCGCCGGCGAACAGCCCGCCGGCTTGCGTCGACGACGATGTCGAGCCGGCAGCGGTCCCGGCTGCACCGGTTTTCGGCGTTCTCTTCGCGCTGAGTTTCGCGCACCTCGTTAACGACACTCTCCAGTCGCTGATCCCCGCGATTTATCCAATCCTGAAAATGGAGCTGCGGCTCGACTACAGCCACATCGGCTTGATCACCCTCACGAATCAGCTCACCGCGTCGTTGCTCCAACCGTTCGTCGGCGCATTCACTGACAAACATCCGCAGCCTTTTTCCCTGGCGCTCGGAATGGCTTCGACGCTGACCGGTCTGGTCCTGCTTTCGATTGCACCGAATCTTGGGCTCCTCCTCATAGCCGTCGCGTTCGTCGGGATCGGTTCCTCCGTTTTTCATCCGGAAGCGTCGCGTGTCGCGCACCTGAGCTCAGGCGGACGCTTCGGCTTTGCCCAATCGGTTTTCCAGGTAGGCGGGAATGCCGGCAGCTCTCTTGGGCCACTCCTCGCCGCGGCGATCGTCGTTTATCGCAGCCAGATCGCCTGGTTTTCGCCACTCGCGCTCGCCGGCATTATTGTCCTCTCGCGGATCGGTGTCTGGTATCGCGACTATCTTGGCCGTCATCATGCCGCCAGGCGGCCCGCTTCCCTGCATCGCGAGACCGGCCTGACCCGCAAACGCGTGGCTTTGTCCCTCGGCATCCTGATCGTGCTTATTTTTTCGAAGTATTTTTATCTCGCGAGCATGAGCAGCTACTACACGTTTTTCCTGATCGAAAAATTCAACCTCTCGGTGCGGGACTCGCAGTTGCATCTCTTCATCTTCCTCGCCGCTATCGCTGCCGGCACCTTTCTCGGGGGCCCAGTCGGCGACCGCATCGGGCGCAAAGCCGTCATCTGGGTCTCCATCCTCGGCGTCGCGCCGTTCGCCCTCGCGCTTCCTTACGCGAATCTCTTCTGGTGCGCCGTCCTCAGCGCAGTCATCGGGGTCATCCTGGCCTCAGCCTTTTCGGCCATCCTCGTCTATGCGCAGGAGCTCGTGCCAGGCAAAGTCGGCACCATGTCCGGCCTCTTTTTCGGTCTCGCCTTCGGCTTGGGCGGCATCGGTTCGGCGGTCCTTGGCGCGCTTGCGGATCACCATGGCGTTTCGTTCGTTTTCCAGGTCTGCTCATACCTGCCGCTCATCGGCCTCCTCACCGCGTTCCTGCCGGACTTGGGCAGGCGTTTCCGCGCCTGA